The following are encoded together in the Capsulimonas corticalis genome:
- a CDS encoding WD40 repeat domain-containing protein codes for MRLRSSQYLAFVGLVPPILFVCASAQGAPRESGFAPPHSSDFIYSPDGKSIAAIHVDANSFPKDVLIWDVRTQAIRHTITLPHHNEPAQVVYSRDSRLLAISVSSVFDSEVELYDARTATRIRAIASPSLGEITSLNFSPNGKVLAIAAFTETEKASGKDRVSLWRVSTGKSGVILGDDQHGIVSAPAFSPDGKTLATLDGEGAISFRNVRNWRIRSSIALHSVSPNTGYHQQCMTFSKNGERLLISGDRVSVYNVRTHRLLWEQMPPDGYTEDYLAAFSPNGDTVAYSKRGEKSLRICESQTGKVLREIQISDSTLHSPIFSPNGKWMTASGLPVKLP; via the coding sequence ATGCGACTCCGTTCCTCTCAGTACCTGGCTTTTGTCGGCTTAGTGCCGCCCATCCTATTCGTCTGCGCCTCGGCGCAGGGCGCGCCGAGAGAATCGGGTTTTGCGCCTCCCCATTCGTCCGATTTTATCTACTCTCCCGATGGAAAATCCATTGCGGCCATTCATGTCGATGCGAATTCCTTTCCTAAGGATGTCCTCATCTGGGATGTGCGAACACAGGCGATTCGTCATACCATCACCCTGCCGCATCACAACGAACCAGCGCAGGTGGTTTACTCACGCGACAGCCGTTTGCTCGCGATTTCGGTTTCCAGCGTGTTTGATAGCGAAGTAGAATTATACGACGCGCGAACGGCAACGAGAATTCGCGCCATTGCTAGTCCGAGTTTGGGAGAAATTACTTCGCTCAACTTTTCCCCCAATGGAAAAGTGCTGGCGATCGCGGCGTTCACGGAAACAGAGAAGGCATCGGGCAAAGACCGGGTCTCGCTGTGGCGAGTGTCCACGGGAAAAAGCGGCGTGATTTTGGGCGACGATCAGCACGGAATAGTTTCGGCGCCGGCCTTTTCTCCGGACGGCAAAACACTCGCGACGCTGGACGGTGAGGGCGCAATTTCCTTTCGAAATGTGCGGAATTGGAGAATCCGCAGCTCCATCGCGCTGCACTCCGTTTCCCCGAACACGGGATACCATCAACAGTGCATGACGTTTTCAAAAAACGGCGAGCGGCTGCTTATCTCTGGGGACCGCGTGAGCGTCTATAACGTCCGAACCCATCGCCTGTTATGGGAGCAAATGCCGCCCGACGGCTACACCGAAGACTATCTGGCGGCGTTCTCGCCGAACGGCGACACGGTCGCTTACTCAAAGCGCGGGGAGAAGTCTCTTCGTATTTGTGAAAGCCAAACCGGGAAAGTGCTGCGCGAAATCCAAATTTCCGATTCCACTTTGCACTCTCCCATTTTCTCTCCCAATGGGAAGTGGATGACCGCCAGCGGACTACCCGTGAAGCTCCCGTAA
- a CDS encoding galactose oxidase early set domain-containing protein encodes MANLGNAWHIPNNPEPEGRAGMRLPVGAIIPEAALTIISGNQFQGPGNSGNQLQIGSNLFFKRTVDANWTNQPMVFDSVHGNNKYFSATIPMDTLQPGDQIQYYLLIAYSDHDPTFLCANGAASATVAVEASAQATPFTVAMAPADVAGQWSGEIPLKNVPIHTHVLPNGKVLYWGRRTTPGSQDVNSLNEHETHTFIWDPATQQDRPANTQPQKPIPGAAPPTSESVNLFCSGHTFLPDGGLMVVGGHLFDSIGVDQATIFDYKTETWAPSNQKADPAKSAGRWYPSVVTLADGSVLVCSGSHAVLPIPDPPPAQLPPGNSSHINDTAERWDGVQWKFVTDFNGDTGLSMPLFPRLHVAPDGRLFMAGGLAESFFLSTNPLGKWTVGPTRTAGMARDYAPSVMYEAGKIVFIGGGLDDDKQDNSDGPPTNIVEAIDLNQPNAQWQKMTSMNFPRRQHNAMILPDGTVLVTGGTRGTRFNNLDPGQPVHQAELWDPVNDTWTVMSAERFDRCYHSTSVLLPDATVLSAGGGEYAPEERKNDNLPNFAKDSLANAQVFSPPYLFKKAQRPVITGAPDSVNYGQAFNVEVDAPLQIRRISWIRLPSVTHSFDQNQRLNFLDFVSSDQGLRVTAPPNANVCPPGHYMLFVLDSDGVPSVAAIVQIAAVAAAAPVVAAPAALLHPLPMLSKFEKAQKIASSAKFPPVRVGVTATCPYGISACWGGAHEALQHMSGVDIVRPYPNSDDSMALVYMKHGGLPDVDAWAREFAHFANGIHHFRGVEVRLEGSVREAEGRFFLAATADRPEVALAPIMPEDKIQWDHSAMSLKPLTSREIHAYQKLVDRIQETPGDPSVVRVIGPLKKRGSEFVLSVRIIEPLIRRIAHAPLSQLASSAKLQATAEQRGGLAPGFSADSRNDLSFNGGKTIADLSYQNFFVGKWAKKDHANIDATLAAVMTDAGMNDILAQYFPGQQVRATALPSKSLPSMGSGAVNRTDVENLLRRLHLDGDLGGADFSHTVFNFLLPRGVFLTTDDGAAAEDTAEMETAAGRSAALAPPREDDADDSRAGLGGYHGSISAAPPGGGTPTTLYYAVGVFSEDAGGVRNGIPVFAEPWKNVVATFYHELTEARTDPDVELGNKTGSAALFGWVNANGEIGDIPIDLASDISQVIKEITLANGQPAPVQLMYSNRVHGPEQPSFP; translated from the coding sequence ATGGCGAATCTTGGAAATGCCTGGCATATTCCTAATAATCCGGAACCGGAGGGAAGAGCGGGTATGCGGCTCCCGGTCGGCGCGATCATTCCCGAAGCCGCGCTGACCATTATCAGCGGCAACCAGTTTCAGGGACCGGGAAACAGCGGCAATCAACTGCAAATCGGCAGCAACCTATTTTTCAAGCGCACCGTCGATGCAAACTGGACCAATCAGCCGATGGTCTTCGATAGCGTCCATGGAAACAACAAATATTTTTCGGCGACGATCCCCATGGACACGCTCCAGCCCGGCGACCAGATCCAATATTATCTGCTCATCGCTTACAGCGACCACGATCCGACCTTCTTGTGCGCGAACGGCGCCGCCTCCGCCACGGTCGCCGTGGAAGCCTCGGCGCAAGCGACCCCATTTACCGTCGCGATGGCGCCGGCAGACGTCGCCGGCCAGTGGTCCGGCGAAATCCCTTTGAAGAACGTGCCGATTCATACCCATGTGCTGCCGAACGGCAAGGTCCTCTACTGGGGCCGCCGGACAACTCCTGGCAGTCAGGATGTCAATTCGCTCAACGAGCACGAAACACACACGTTCATCTGGGATCCGGCGACACAGCAGGACAGACCGGCCAACACGCAGCCGCAAAAGCCCATTCCGGGGGCGGCGCCGCCCACAAGTGAATCGGTCAATCTATTCTGTTCCGGCCACACCTTCCTGCCGGACGGGGGCCTGATGGTAGTCGGCGGGCATCTGTTCGACAGTATCGGCGTGGATCAGGCCACGATTTTTGACTACAAAACGGAGACCTGGGCGCCCTCAAATCAGAAAGCCGATCCGGCTAAGTCCGCGGGACGCTGGTACCCGAGCGTCGTGACGCTGGCCGACGGCTCGGTCTTGGTCTGCTCGGGCAGCCATGCCGTGCTTCCCATTCCAGATCCCCCGCCAGCACAGCTGCCGCCCGGCAACTCCAGCCATATCAATGACACGGCGGAGAGATGGGACGGAGTTCAGTGGAAATTTGTGACTGACTTCAATGGAGACACCGGCCTTAGCATGCCGCTCTTCCCACGCCTGCATGTTGCGCCGGACGGTCGCCTTTTTATGGCGGGAGGACTGGCGGAAAGCTTCTTCCTCAGCACAAATCCTCTCGGCAAATGGACTGTCGGCCCCACCCGAACGGCCGGCATGGCGCGCGATTATGCGCCTTCCGTGATGTACGAGGCCGGTAAGATCGTATTTATTGGCGGCGGATTGGACGACGACAAACAGGATAACTCTGACGGGCCGCCGACCAATATTGTCGAAGCGATCGACCTGAATCAGCCGAACGCTCAATGGCAAAAAATGACCTCCATGAATTTCCCGCGCCGGCAGCACAACGCGATGATCCTGCCGGACGGTACGGTTCTGGTGACTGGCGGCACCCGAGGAACAAGGTTCAACAACCTCGACCCGGGGCAGCCGGTGCATCAGGCCGAGCTTTGGGATCCTGTGAATGATACCTGGACGGTGATGAGCGCGGAACGATTCGACCGCTGTTATCACTCGACATCGGTATTGCTGCCGGACGCCACGGTCCTCTCCGCCGGAGGGGGCGAGTATGCGCCCGAAGAACGAAAAAATGATAATCTGCCGAATTTCGCCAAAGACAGTCTCGCCAACGCCCAAGTATTTTCCCCGCCCTACTTGTTCAAAAAGGCGCAGCGCCCCGTCATCACCGGCGCACCGGACTCGGTAAACTATGGGCAGGCATTCAACGTGGAGGTCGACGCTCCGCTGCAGATTCGGAGGATCAGCTGGATCCGCCTTCCGTCCGTCACCCACTCATTCGATCAGAATCAGCGGCTGAACTTCCTGGATTTCGTATCCAGCGATCAGGGGCTGCGTGTGACCGCGCCGCCGAACGCCAATGTTTGTCCTCCGGGCCATTACATGCTGTTCGTTTTGGACAGTGACGGCGTGCCTTCGGTCGCAGCGATCGTACAAATTGCGGCAGTGGCGGCGGCGGCGCCCGTCGTGGCTGCGCCAGCCGCGCTGCTTCATCCGCTGCCCATGCTCAGCAAGTTCGAGAAGGCGCAGAAGATCGCCTCATCGGCGAAATTTCCTCCCGTCCGCGTCGGCGTGACCGCCACTTGTCCCTATGGCATTTCCGCCTGCTGGGGCGGCGCGCATGAAGCCCTGCAGCACATGTCCGGCGTGGACATTGTGCGTCCCTATCCCAATTCGGACGACTCCATGGCCCTGGTCTACATGAAACATGGCGGCCTTCCCGATGTCGATGCGTGGGCCCGGGAGTTCGCGCATTTTGCCAATGGCATTCATCATTTTCGGGGCGTCGAAGTGCGTCTTGAGGGATCGGTCCGAGAGGCCGAAGGGCGATTTTTCCTGGCGGCGACCGCAGATCGGCCGGAGGTCGCGCTGGCGCCGATCATGCCGGAGGATAAGATCCAATGGGATCATTCGGCAATGAGCCTCAAGCCGCTGACTTCGCGAGAAATCCATGCCTATCAGAAACTGGTGGATCGGATTCAAGAGACGCCCGGCGATCCCTCGGTCGTCCGAGTGATCGGGCCGCTGAAAAAGCGCGGCTCGGAATTTGTCCTGTCGGTTCGGATCATCGAACCGCTGATCCGGCGTATCGCGCACGCGCCGCTGTCTCAGTTAGCCTCAAGCGCCAAACTTCAGGCGACAGCCGAGCAGCGGGGCGGACTCGCGCCGGGTTTCAGCGCCGATTCACGCAACGACCTTTCCTTCAACGGGGGGAAGACGATCGCCGACCTTTCCTACCAAAACTTCTTTGTTGGAAAATGGGCGAAGAAGGACCACGCGAATATCGACGCCACCCTTGCCGCCGTTATGACGGATGCGGGCATGAATGATATTTTGGCGCAGTATTTTCCAGGCCAGCAGGTCCGCGCGACGGCGCTGCCCTCGAAATCGCTTCCTTCCATGGGCTCCGGCGCCGTCAATCGCACCGATGTGGAGAACCTGCTGCGCCGTCTCCATCTCGACGGCGACCTGGGCGGCGCCGATTTCAGCCATACCGTCTTTAACTTCCTGCTGCCGCGCGGAGTCTTTTTGACCACCGACGACGGCGCGGCCGCGGAGGACACGGCGGAGATGGAGACGGCGGCGGGGCGCTCGGCGGCGCTGGCGCCGCCAAGGGAAGATGACGCGGATGACTCCCGCGCGGGGCTCGGTGGATATCACGGCTCGATCAGCGCGGCGCCCCCAGGCGGGGGGACGCCCACGACGCTCTACTATGCCGTGGGCGTGTTTTCGGAGGATGCGGGAGGCGTCCGAAACGGCATTCCCGTGTTCGCCGAACCCTGGAAAAATGTGGTCGCGACGTTTTACCACGAATTGACGGAGGCGCGTACGGACCCGGACGTCGAACTCGGCAACAAAACCGGAAGCGCCGCGCTCTTTGGCTGGGTCAACGCGAATGGCGAGATCGGCGATATCCCCATCGACCTCGCTTCGGATATCAGCCAGGTGATCAAAGAGATTACGCTGGCAAACGGACAGCCGGCGCCGGTACAGTTAATGTATTCCAATCGCGTGCACGGCCCCGAGCAGCCTTCGTTCCCATAA
- a CDS encoding DoxX family protein, giving the protein MQTTIYWCATIILAFVLLSGGAAEIAHRPETVAGMTHLGYPLYFTVILGVWKLLGGAVILAPRLPRLKEWAYAGAVFDLTGASVSHAVCGDNAAHLAVPLFFTACALVSWALRPESRRIGTLVPQRAGG; this is encoded by the coding sequence ATGCAAACAACGATCTACTGGTGCGCGACCATCATCCTGGCGTTTGTCCTCTTGTCGGGCGGCGCGGCGGAGATCGCGCATCGTCCCGAAACAGTCGCGGGGATGACGCATCTGGGCTATCCGCTCTACTTCACCGTGATCCTCGGGGTCTGGAAGCTGCTGGGCGGCGCCGTAATCCTGGCGCCGCGACTGCCGCGCCTCAAGGAATGGGCGTACGCGGGAGCGGTGTTCGATCTGACGGGCGCTTCCGTCTCACACGCCGTCTGCGGCGACAACGCCGCGCATCTCGCCGTCCCTCTCTTCTTTACGGCGTGCGCGCTCGTTTCCTGGGCGCTCCGCCCGGAAAGCCGCCGCATTGGGACCCTCGTTCCGCAAAGAGCGGGCGGATAA
- a CDS encoding class I SAM-dependent methyltransferase yields the protein MSDACLAIVKGLPETMNQEQLLALYNKAYSGSYDEKFLMSDTTRSDTAHELKVLARLLEGSPAWLDVACGTGFFLSRFPGVERAGLDLSPDMLRLAREANPGVTFYERSYLDPAPEWRDRWDLVSCMWYAYGYVSSMSELETLAANLALWTAPTGRCFVPLADPRLLSGVNLPFQVQSVLPGEISVTGILWSYTEESGKSVHAHMIAPQVEWMEALFGRYFRTIELETYPAAFPGWGQRRALIASAKRE from the coding sequence ATGAGCGATGCATGTCTCGCCATCGTGAAAGGGCTCCCAGAGACGATGAATCAAGAACAGCTTTTAGCGTTGTACAACAAAGCTTACTCCGGCTCCTATGACGAGAAATTTCTGATGTCGGACACAACGAGGTCCGATACCGCGCACGAACTGAAAGTTCTCGCTCGGCTGCTGGAGGGGAGTCCAGCCTGGCTCGATGTCGCTTGTGGAACCGGGTTCTTTCTGAGCCGTTTTCCCGGTGTGGAGCGTGCGGGTCTGGATTTGTCGCCCGACATGCTGCGGTTAGCGCGGGAAGCGAACCCCGGCGTGACGTTTTACGAACGCAGCTACCTGGACCCCGCGCCCGAATGGCGCGACCGCTGGGACCTTGTTTCGTGCATGTGGTATGCGTACGGTTACGTATCGTCGATGTCGGAGCTGGAGACCCTGGCGGCGAACCTCGCCCTGTGGACCGCGCCCACCGGCCGCTGTTTTGTCCCGCTCGCGGATCCGCGCCTTCTCTCCGGCGTCAATCTGCCTTTCCAGGTGCAGAGTGTTTTGCCCGGCGAGATATCAGTGACGGGGATTCTCTGGAGTTACACGGAAGAAAGCGGCAAGAGCGTTCACGCTCACATGATCGCGCCTCAAGTGGAATGGATGGAAGCGTTGTTCGGACGATATTTCCGCACGATTGAACTGGAAACCTACCCCGCCGCCTTCCCAGGCTGGGGGCAGCGCCGCGCGCTGATCGCCTCGGCAAAGCGCGAATGA
- a CDS encoding carboxymuconolactone decarboxylase family protein: MTARMTNPAILVPEALKALQALSASIQKSGLPARTLGLVEMRASQINGCGVCLDMHARQLRKDGESDERLFAVAAWRDTPYFTDAERAALALTEAVTRLSDRPNPVPDEIWNEAARHYDDAALASLILEIASINVWNRLNVTVKQVAGASW, encoded by the coding sequence ATGACCGCACGAATGACCAACCCGGCAATCCTCGTTCCCGAGGCGCTGAAAGCCCTGCAAGCCCTTTCGGCCTCCATACAAAAGAGCGGCCTCCCCGCACGGACGCTCGGCCTTGTCGAAATGCGCGCCAGCCAGATCAACGGCTGCGGCGTCTGTCTGGACATGCATGCGCGCCAGCTCCGGAAGGACGGCGAAAGCGACGAACGCCTCTTCGCGGTGGCGGCGTGGCGCGATACGCCCTACTTTACCGACGCCGAGCGCGCCGCTCTGGCCCTGACCGAAGCCGTCACCCGGCTCAGCGACCGGCCGAACCCGGTTCCCGATGAGATCTGGAATGAAGCCGCCCGTCATTACGACGATGCGGCGCTGGCGTCTCTGATCCTGGAGATTGCCTCAATCAATGTTTGGAACCGCCTCAATGTCACCGTCAAACAAGTCGCGGGCGCTTCCTGGTGA
- a CDS encoding RtcB family protein, with amino-acid sequence MEMIAGVPVWGDPVDEGAMLQIMNCSKDAAHVALMADHHKGYAVPIGGVVAYEDKISPSGVGFDIGCGNKAARLDIPASEVRRKIRQIMDMVWSNLSFGVGRNNATSVDHELFDDETWKLHAVKTLKQTARNQLGTIGSGNHYVDLGRCVMQHTIAG; translated from the coding sequence ATGGAAATGATTGCGGGAGTACCGGTGTGGGGAGACCCTGTCGACGAAGGCGCGATGCTGCAAATTATGAACTGTTCAAAAGATGCGGCTCACGTGGCGCTGATGGCGGACCATCACAAGGGCTACGCGGTTCCCATCGGCGGCGTGGTCGCCTACGAGGATAAGATCAGCCCGTCCGGGGTGGGTTTTGACATTGGCTGCGGCAACAAAGCCGCGCGTCTGGACATTCCGGCAAGCGAGGTTCGCCGGAAGATCAGACAGATCATGGATATGGTGTGGAGCAATTTGTCGTTCGGCGTAGGCCGCAACAACGCGACCTCCGTGGACCATGAGCTGTTTGACGACGAAACGTGGAAGCTGCACGCCGTCAAGACCCTCAAGCAGACCGCCCGGAACCAGCTGGGAACGATCGGTTCGGGAAACCACTATGTGGACCTGGGGCGCTGCGTAATGCAGCATACTATTGCTGGCTGA
- a CDS encoding SGNH/GDSL hydrolase family protein has protein sequence MRTLTPNYLALGDSISIDDYTEVRGGGAVSQFGRLIDARLVQDLTRDGNTTGAVIDSLDRVNIAPQLATVTAGGNDFLQFTFSLAGLSPGERSARAMSEVGAIESRLETIAVYLKRFDCPVIWNTVYDPSDGNDALAAEMGIPRELRAAFDTINDAHKSIAQRHGFVLCDLEKLFHRHGVQAQDTWITMQIEPNYAGATAIAQEWRRLYAAI, from the coding sequence ATGAGAACATTGACTCCCAACTATCTCGCCCTGGGCGATTCGATCAGCATTGACGACTACACGGAAGTCCGGGGCGGCGGGGCCGTCAGCCAGTTTGGGCGGCTAATCGATGCGCGTCTCGTGCAGGATCTGACGCGGGACGGCAACACGACGGGCGCCGTGATCGACTCGCTTGACCGCGTGAATATCGCGCCGCAGCTCGCGACGGTGACGGCGGGCGGCAACGACTTCCTGCAATTCACCTTTTCGCTGGCCGGGTTATCGCCCGGCGAGCGCTCCGCGCGGGCGATGTCCGAAGTCGGCGCCATTGAGAGCCGGCTGGAGACGATCGCCGTCTATCTCAAGCGCTTCGACTGCCCCGTGATCTGGAACACGGTCTACGATCCGAGCGACGGCAACGACGCGCTGGCCGCCGAAATGGGCATCCCGCGCGAACTGCGCGCCGCGTTCGACACCATCAACGACGCCCATAAGAGCATTGCCCAGCGCCACGGCTTTGTGCTCTGCGACTTGGAAAAACTCTTTCACCGCCACGGTGTCCAGGCGCAGGATACCTGGATCACCATGCAGATCGAGCCGAACTACGCCGGCGCGACAGCGATTGCGCAGGAATGGCGGCGTCTGTACGCCGCCATCTGA
- a CDS encoding YciI family protein: MKYAILIYLDEQKRAAMTQQDIQETSGAFKAYTQALMESGAFVSATGLQSSASASTVRVQDGERLVQDGPYADAKEQLGSIYVVETPDLDSALEWAARCPATSMGVLEVRPLWSQA, encoded by the coding sequence ATGAAATATGCGATTTTGATCTACCTCGACGAACAGAAACGAGCGGCGATGACCCAGCAGGACATTCAGGAAACATCGGGCGCGTTCAAAGCCTACACCCAGGCGCTGATGGAATCCGGCGCATTTGTCAGCGCGACCGGCCTACAGAGCTCCGCGTCGGCCTCCACCGTGCGGGTTCAGGACGGCGAACGTCTCGTGCAGGATGGTCCCTACGCGGATGCCAAGGAGCAGCTCGGGAGTATTTACGTCGTCGAAACACCCGATCTCGACAGCGCCCTCGAATGGGCGGCGCGCTGCCCGGCCACATCCATGGGCGTTCTCGAAGTCCGTCCACTGTGGAGCCAGGCGTAA
- a CDS encoding RNA polymerase sigma factor — protein sequence MPSSFDSHTERAVEMAARESYGRLLAYIVARTGDVASAEDALGDAFLRALETWPKNGVPARPDAWLLTAAKRRHIDGYRQAKSAAQVIESLTIAAERDALEPQDQFPMDMEYPDERLKLLFLCTHPAIDPAARTPLMLQTALGIDAARIASAFLTSPAAMGQRLTRAKTKIRQAVLRIDAPDESELPQRVGAVLEAIYAAYGLGWDRSVYGSDRRWRGLSDEAIWLARLTVSLLPSEPEAKGLLALMLYCESRTTTRRSGDGAYVPLSEQNAALWSKSLIDEAETLLTAASCARRLGRCQLEAAIQSAHSRRAYGQPIDWRSIAQLYDGLVTFAPTAGALIGRAAAVAEAISPAEGLRLLEELDAAAMTTYQPYWALKAHLLLQLGKHPEAAHAYQQAIGLSEDPAVKAFLMGRAKE from the coding sequence GTGCCGTCTTCCTTTGACAGTCACACCGAGCGGGCGGTCGAAATGGCCGCCCGCGAGAGCTATGGCCGTCTGCTCGCCTACATCGTCGCGCGCACCGGCGATGTGGCGAGCGCGGAGGACGCGCTGGGCGACGCCTTTTTGCGCGCCCTCGAAACCTGGCCGAAGAACGGCGTCCCGGCGCGGCCGGACGCCTGGCTGCTGACCGCCGCGAAGCGCCGCCACATCGATGGATATCGTCAGGCGAAGTCGGCGGCTCAGGTCATCGAGTCGCTGACAATCGCCGCCGAGCGCGACGCGCTGGAGCCGCAAGATCAATTCCCCATGGACATGGAGTATCCCGACGAGCGTCTCAAACTGCTGTTTCTCTGCACGCACCCGGCGATCGATCCGGCGGCGCGCACGCCGCTGATGCTGCAAACAGCTCTCGGGATCGACGCCGCGCGCATCGCCAGCGCTTTTCTGACATCCCCGGCGGCGATGGGCCAGCGTCTCACGCGGGCCAAAACAAAGATCCGGCAGGCCGTCCTCCGCATCGACGCGCCCGACGAATCCGAACTGCCGCAGCGCGTCGGCGCGGTGCTCGAAGCCATCTACGCCGCCTACGGCCTCGGCTGGGACCGCTCCGTCTATGGCTCGGACCGCCGCTGGCGGGGTCTGAGCGACGAAGCGATCTGGCTCGCCCGCCTGACCGTTTCTTTGCTTCCCAGCGAACCTGAAGCCAAGGGGCTCCTGGCGCTGATGCTTTACTGCGAATCGCGGACCACGACCCGGCGCTCAGGCGACGGCGCTTATGTCCCGCTCAGCGAGCAAAACGCCGCGCTCTGGTCCAAATCTCTGATTGACGAGGCGGAAACTCTGCTCACCGCCGCATCGTGCGCCAGGCGCCTCGGCCGTTGTCAGCTCGAAGCCGCCATCCAATCCGCCCACTCCCGCCGCGCCTACGGCCAGCCGATCGACTGGCGCTCCATCGCCCAGCTCTACGACGGACTCGTCACCTTCGCCCCCACCGCCGGCGCCCTCATCGGCCGCGCCGCCGCCGTCGCCGAAGCCATCTCGCCCGCCGAAGGGTTACGATTATTAGAAGAACTGGACGCCGCCGCCATGACAACCTACCAGCCCTACTGGGCGCTGAAAGCGCACCTGCTGCTCCAGCTCGGGAAACACCCCGAAGCCGCGCACGCCTACCAGCAGGCCATCGGCCTCAGCGAAGACCCCGCCGTCAAAGCGTTCCTCATGGGTCGAGCAAAAGAGTAG
- a CDS encoding reverse transcriptase/maturase family protein encodes MRTAEDVLNIIRDRGQRKLPLEDVYRQLYNPDLYLRAYGRIYRNDGAMTPGTTEDTVDGMSMARINAIIEDLRYERYRWTPVRRTHIPKKNGKTRPLGIPTWTDKLLQEVMRSILEAYYEPQFSNHSHGFRPKRGCHTALTAIARTWVGTKWFVEGDIKGCFDNINHQILLEVLKKDIHDNRFIKLVEGLLQAGYMERWHYNPTLSGTPQGGVISPILANIYLDQLDKFVEATLLQEYNRGNKRRKNPEYNRLAGRAETLRANGDRHGASELFHQYQKLPSTDQYDPNYRRLRYIRYADDFILGFAGPQEEAEEIKQRLKSFLNEKLRLELSEEKTLVTHTQTGRARFLGYEIAGRQVNDKHDSTSRRTMSSRIGLLVPVDVINDRCSLYAKNGKPIHRAERVNDDDFTIISDYQSEYRGYVQYYQLAENIAWLQRLYWYMHTSLLKTLAHKHKATVNAIAQRYIATIDTEHGPRKVIQCIVPREGKTPLEVHFGGLALRQAAGATIYDQTTHAYVPKRTELVKRLLADKCEICESAEKVEVHHIRKLADLKVKGQKEKPLWMQIMAARKRKTLVVCQKCHDDIQYGKPIRAQSKT; translated from the coding sequence ATGCGAACAGCCGAAGATGTGTTGAACATTATCAGAGACAGAGGCCAACGAAAGTTGCCACTGGAGGATGTCTACAGACAGCTATACAATCCAGACCTGTACCTACGGGCCTATGGCAGAATCTATCGCAATGATGGAGCCATGACCCCAGGAACGACGGAAGACACTGTAGACGGAATGTCGATGGCAAGAATCAATGCCATCATCGAAGACCTTCGATACGAAAGATATCGTTGGACACCCGTGAGACGGACGCATATCCCAAAGAAAAATGGGAAAACACGACCTCTCGGCATCCCGACATGGACGGATAAATTGCTGCAAGAAGTTATGCGCTCTATATTGGAAGCATACTACGAACCGCAGTTCTCCAACCATTCACACGGCTTCCGTCCGAAACGAGGATGCCATACGGCACTCACCGCAATCGCAAGAACGTGGGTGGGCACCAAATGGTTCGTGGAAGGGGACATCAAAGGATGCTTCGACAACATCAACCATCAGATTCTGCTGGAGGTGCTGAAGAAAGACATCCATGATAACCGTTTCATCAAACTCGTTGAGGGACTGCTACAGGCAGGATATATGGAGAGATGGCATTACAACCCGACGCTGAGCGGCACACCGCAAGGTGGGGTTATTAGTCCCATACTCGCCAACATATACCTGGATCAACTGGACAAGTTTGTAGAAGCAACATTACTCCAGGAATACAACCGTGGAAACAAACGAAGGAAGAACCCTGAGTACAATCGTCTCGCGGGACGCGCCGAAACGTTACGGGCTAATGGAGACCGTCACGGAGCATCTGAGCTGTTTCATCAGTATCAGAAGCTACCATCAACGGATCAATATGACCCAAACTATCGGAGGCTACGCTATATTCGATACGCAGATGACTTCATTCTTGGCTTCGCGGGGCCACAGGAAGAAGCCGAAGAAATCAAGCAGCGCCTCAAGAGTTTTCTCAACGAAAAACTGCGTCTGGAACTCTCTGAGGAAAAGACACTGGTTACGCACACTCAAACAGGACGGGCAAGGTTCCTCGGCTATGAAATAGCAGGCCGACAGGTAAATGACAAACACGATAGCACCAGCCGTCGAACGATGTCATCCCGAATCGGACTACTAGTCCCTGTCGATGTGATAAACGACAGATGCAGCCTGTACGCCAAGAACGGCAAACCGATTCATCGCGCAGAGAGGGTCAACGATGATGACTTCACAATCATCTCTGACTATCAAAGTGAGTATCGGGGATATGTACAGTATTACCAACTGGCGGAAAACATCGCATGGCTGCAAAGACTGTATTGGTATATGCACACGTCTCTACTGAAGACCTTGGCCCACAAGCACAAGGCGACGGTAAATGCGATTGCTCAACGATACATTGCAACCATCGATACGGAGCACGGACCACGAAAAGTGATCCAGTGCATCGTACCAAGAGAAGGTAAAACGCCTCTGGAAGTCCACTTCGGCGGACTGGCCCTGAGACAAGCAGCGGGAGCAACAATCTACGATCAAACGACCCATGCCTATGTGCCGAAACGCACGGAGTTGGTAAAACGACTACTTGCGGACAAGTGCGAGATATGTGAATCTGCGGAGAAAGTGGAAGTCCACCACATCCGTAAACTTGCAGACCTCAAGGTAAAGGGACAAAAGGAGAAACCGCTTTGGATGCAAATAATGGCAGCCCGTAAGCGGAAAACCTTGGTCGTGTGCCAGAAATGCCATGATGATATCCAGTACGGGAAACCCATTCGTGCGCAGTCAAAGACATAG